One Bacillota bacterium DNA segment encodes these proteins:
- a CDS encoding Nif3-like dinuclear metal center hexameric protein, which translates to MRKVELARYLDGFLRVAEIPDSCVNGLEVEAEGDVSKIALAVDATLENFMRAKERGADFILVHHGMIWDKAPISGLLYKRVKFLIENDLALYAAHLPLDLNPEVGNNAELARIVGLKSRAPFGVYHGQAIGFKGYIDPIRFDDLVRKIGNSLGHEAQWIHAGSDIVESIGICSGSAPELFKEAVKENLQVFLTGEVSHQLVGEAEDSGVNIIFAGHWATETVGVKALGRHISEKFGLPAVFVGEDTGF; encoded by the coding sequence ATGAGAAAAGTGGAGCTGGCCAGGTATCTCGATGGTTTTCTCAGAGTAGCGGAAATTCCTGACTCTTGTGTCAATGGGCTGGAGGTCGAGGCGGAAGGGGATGTCTCCAAGATAGCTCTTGCCGTAGATGCAACTCTCGAGAATTTCATGCGAGCCAAGGAGCGTGGGGCTGACTTCATTCTGGTCCACCACGGGATGATCTGGGACAAAGCCCCTATTTCTGGCCTCCTTTATAAGAGAGTGAAGTTCCTGATAGAGAATGATCTTGCGCTTTATGCCGCCCATTTGCCGCTGGATCTCAATCCAGAAGTGGGCAACAACGCCGAGCTTGCAAGGATCGTAGGGCTCAAATCCCGCGCTCCATTTGGGGTCTATCACGGCCAGGCTATAGGATTCAAGGGTTATATTGATCCCATTAGATTTGATGATCTTGTCCGGAAGATCGGGAATTCCCTTGGTCATGAGGCCCAATGGATTCATGCTGGGTCCGATATAGTGGAGAGCATCGGGATATGCAGCGGCAGCGCGCCAGAACTCTTCAAGGAGGCGGTAAAGGAAAATCTCCAGGTTTTCCTGACAGGCGAGGTTTCCCACCAGCTGGTGGGCGAGGCTGAGGATAGCGGCGTAAATATCATCTTCGCGGGGCACTGGGCCACGGAAACAGTTGGGGTCAAGGCCCTCGGGCGTCATATCTCTGAGAAATTCGGCCTGCCTGCCGTTTTTGTCGGTGAGGATACAGGCTTTTGA
- the lpxD gene encoding UDP-3-O-(3-hydroxymyristoyl)glucosamine N-acyltransferase: MTLGEIARAVNGEIEGDPDIVIEGVREIEEATPHDIVFAFDRHHALAASRSQAAAAVLKRGYSVPGKPVVIVDNPRLAMAIILDHFRPPLSAPHGIDPTAHIGEGAKIAQDASVGAYAVIESGATIGAGCIIFPGAYIGRDVVIGDGTVIFPNVCIGERVRVGKRTIIHAGAVIGADGFGFVRDGNINKKIPQIGTVIIGNDVEIGANACIDRATIGATIIEDGTKIDNLVQIGHNVKVGPHVIIVGQTGIGGSCVIEERAILAGQVGVVDHVSIGGGATVAARSFVTSRVPPEEMVSGSPARPHREELESEVAIRRLPRMIQSLRALEEIVSDLQKRIEQLENSLSK; the protein is encoded by the coding sequence GTGACCTTAGGCGAAATTGCAAGGGCCGTAAACGGGGAGATTGAAGGAGATCCTGATATCGTCATCGAGGGTGTGCGCGAGATAGAAGAAGCTACGCCACATGACATTGTTTTCGCCTTTGATCGCCATCACGCTCTTGCTGCCAGCCGGTCACAGGCCGCTGCGGCGGTCCTGAAAAGGGGGTATTCCGTTCCCGGCAAACCAGTTGTTATAGTGGACAATCCCAGACTTGCCATGGCTATCATTCTGGACCATTTTCGTCCCCCATTGTCCGCCCCTCACGGCATAGATCCTACAGCTCATATTGGCGAGGGCGCGAAGATAGCCCAAGATGCTAGTGTAGGCGCATATGCAGTTATAGAATCAGGCGCTACCATTGGCGCTGGCTGCATTATATTCCCGGGCGCATACATTGGGCGGGATGTGGTGATAGGCGATGGGACTGTCATCTTCCCAAATGTCTGTATCGGCGAACGCGTCCGGGTCGGTAAGAGGACCATCATTCACGCCGGGGCGGTTATAGGCGCTGATGGATTCGGTTTTGTACGGGATGGGAATATCAACAAGAAGATCCCACAGATCGGCACTGTAATTATAGGAAATGACGTTGAGATCGGCGCGAATGCGTGCATAGATCGAGCCACGATCGGAGCGACCATCATCGAGGATGGCACGAAGATAGATAATTTGGTGCAAATAGGGCATAATGTCAAAGTTGGCCCTCATGTGATCATTGTGGGCCAGACGGGCATTGGCGGGAGCTGCGTTATAGAAGAGAGGGCCATTCTTGCTGGTCAGGTCGGAGTTGTTGATCATGTATCGATCGGCGGTGGCGCGACAGTAGCAGCTCGATCATTTGTCACCAGCAGGGTGCCGCCAGAGGAGATGGTTTCAGGCTCGCCCGCAAGACCCCATAGAGAGGAACTTGAGAGTGAGGTGGCCATTCGCCGTCTGCCACGCATGATCCAATCGCTGAGAGCTCTTGAGGAGATTGTGTCAGATCTTCAGAAGAGGATAGAGCAGCTCGAGAATTCTTTGAGCAAATAA
- a CDS encoding OmpH family outer membrane protein codes for MKISKGIYRAFVPVAILVIGAVLIWIGGGLKAASNGGDIGFVDVQRIMNQHKDFKDASASLEKEFARLQEQLNSEAAKLQNELNTKVKGMQDQEKIDQLRNEYAAKIKKIQGDYQSQLDKQKADVLKNIETKLDAAIASVAKEQNLQVVLKREIVLYGGKDVTDTVLKKLEANSKK; via the coding sequence ATGAAGATTTCGAAGGGGATTTACAGGGCTTTTGTTCCAGTGGCTATACTTGTGATAGGGGCAGTGTTGATCTGGATTGGAGGAGGACTCAAGGCTGCTTCCAATGGCGGTGACATTGGATTCGTTGACGTGCAGCGAATCATGAATCAGCACAAGGATTTTAAGGATGCCTCCGCTTCCCTTGAGAAAGAATTTGCCAGGCTGCAGGAGCAATTGAATTCTGAGGCGGCCAAGCTTCAAAATGAATTAAATACGAAAGTCAAGGGAATGCAGGATCAGGAGAAGATCGACCAGCTGCGCAATGAATATGCCGCGAAAATCAAGAAAATCCAGGGGGATTATCAAAGTCAGCTAGATAAGCAAAAGGCAGATGTTCTTAAAAATATAGAGACAAAACTTGACGCTGCCATAGCGAGCGTAGCCAAGGAGCAGAACCTGCAAGTGGTGTTGAAACGCGAAATCGTCCTATATGGGGGAAAAGATGTCACAGATACTGTGTTGAAGAAGTTGGAAGCCAACAGCAAGAAGTGA
- a CDS encoding BamA/TamA family outer membrane protein → MSRSRILCRTIIHCSLMAVMLIVALGIPCMAAGATDEPTIVAIDVEGNQNIPKEKILEVTQVKVGDKISEQKIKEDLQRINEMGCFFKPPTARTVAHRDGVKLIFEVIENPKVSGIAFTGNKVMTEEQLRSLMTVKPGEVLNVKQLNGDLERILKYYYNAGYSTRVTDVSISSSGLITIQIKELTVGDIKVDGNKKTKPKVILRESMLKPGDVLNINKVREDQRRIFNLGIFESVDVKLDLNSDKDAYTITYVVKERRTGTANLGVAWNSSQGFIGYIDVSEDNFLGNAQHINVRWDFGAGTTNYELGFYEPWLDAKRTSFGLNLYSRRNQVERKYDADYHILDPGVAEPDKVKYTEYRKGGNVQLGRPIAKDTRLYLTLRIDDTSFSPVTPGLKEVVGGGEIRSITLSGVNDTRDNFLNPSSGSRKRVSVELAGGMLGGDYTFNKYELEGSVYHQVRKNQILALRVSSGFSSGELPTQEQYRIGGAETVRGYKYGRFYGDKMIYANGEYRFRIVDKLQGVLFVDAGNAWASDSPISMQDFQTGYGVGVRIDTPIGLIRIDYGTSKEGGQAYLSIGQMF, encoded by the coding sequence TTGTCCAGATCAAGGATCTTATGCAGAACGATAATACATTGCTCTCTGATGGCTGTGATGCTGATCGTCGCGTTGGGGATTCCGTGCATGGCTGCGGGAGCGACTGATGAACCCACCATCGTGGCGATCGATGTGGAGGGCAATCAGAATATCCCTAAAGAAAAGATCCTCGAGGTCACCCAAGTCAAGGTGGGTGACAAGATTTCAGAGCAAAAGATCAAAGAGGATCTTCAGAGGATCAATGAGATGGGATGTTTTTTCAAACCCCCCACGGCCAGGACCGTTGCGCATAGAGATGGCGTCAAACTGATCTTCGAAGTAATTGAAAATCCCAAGGTATCAGGCATCGCCTTTACTGGTAACAAGGTGATGACGGAAGAGCAGCTGAGGTCGCTGATGACTGTAAAGCCTGGGGAGGTCCTGAATGTCAAGCAACTAAATGGAGATCTCGAGCGCATCCTGAAGTACTATTACAATGCTGGTTATTCTACACGGGTCACTGACGTGAGTATATCCTCCTCTGGGCTTATAACTATTCAGATCAAAGAACTCACCGTCGGTGACATAAAGGTAGACGGTAACAAAAAGACCAAACCCAAGGTTATCCTGCGGGAGAGTATGCTCAAGCCAGGTGATGTCCTCAATATCAATAAAGTGCGCGAGGACCAGAGGCGCATCTTCAACCTCGGGATCTTTGAGTCGGTCGATGTCAAGCTCGATCTAAATTCAGATAAAGATGCATATACCATTACCTATGTGGTGAAGGAAAGGCGCACCGGCACGGCCAACCTTGGGGTGGCATGGAACTCGAGTCAAGGTTTCATTGGCTACATAGATGTATCGGAAGACAATTTCCTTGGCAATGCCCAGCATATAAACGTCCGCTGGGATTTTGGGGCAGGGACGACCAACTATGAGCTTGGATTCTATGAACCATGGCTGGATGCTAAGCGAACATCTTTCGGCCTCAACTTGTATAGCAGGCGTAATCAGGTAGAAAGAAAATATGACGCGGATTACCACATTCTTGATCCTGGAGTTGCAGAACCGGACAAGGTAAAATATACAGAGTACAGGAAAGGTGGCAATGTGCAGCTTGGCAGGCCTATCGCCAAGGACACGAGGCTCTATCTCACCCTTAGAATAGATGATACGAGTTTCTCCCCCGTGACTCCGGGCTTGAAGGAAGTCGTGGGCGGAGGGGAGATCAGGAGTATCACTCTGAGCGGAGTAAATGACACTCGGGATAACTTCCTCAACCCGTCGAGCGGGAGCCGTAAGCGCGTTTCAGTTGAATTGGCTGGCGGCATGCTGGGTGGAGATTATACATTCAACAAGTATGAGCTAGAAGGCAGCGTGTATCATCAAGTGAGGAAGAACCAGATACTCGCCCTTAGAGTCTCATCTGGTTTCTCTTCCGGGGAGTTGCCGACTCAGGAGCAATACCGCATAGGCGGGGCGGAGACCGTAAGGGGCTACAAATACGGACGGTTCTATGGCGATAAGATGATCTATGCTAATGGTGAATATCGCTTTAGAATAGTGGATAAGCTCCAAGGTGTGCTTTTTGTCGATGCGGGCAACGCATGGGCTAGCGACTCGCCCATCAGTATGCAGGATTTCCAGACAGGATACGGCGTGGGTGTGAGGATAGACACGCCGATAGGGCTCATCCGCATTGATTACGGCACCAGCAAGGAAGGCGGCCAGGCTTATCTGAGCATCGGTCAAATGTTCTAA
- a CDS encoding AMIN domain-containing protein, translating into MRIMLSLCLVLLIYRVPMARAYDGISSLPFARFLQSVRYNENGEKVRVIFEFSDAIPEYHFSQTRNPSRIVLEFPQARAIEIDENIHKIALSGIRVTMPSPELTRAVIDLAYPLPTASVFALEDPPRIVVDIPKLYEEKSNIFVAPGIRYIQLERGMADGPLRVDVLDIDLNDPTISVRPALAGDRLSSRDTVSGISRRYGAIAGINGIYFAPDGRPLGLMVIDGYIVSGPLYRRSAFGITSDRKVLIDRVDLQGRIILPGGREIKVSGVNSPRGTNDVIIYTSHWGDFTRTNGFGLEFSVVDNTVVEIGRGNLQIPRNGFVVSCHGNSVAELGDIAMGDQIHLDLRLDPDWISQGVIHAVGAGPRLVASGVVTITSQEELFKLDVTAGRAPRTAIGVTADNHLIMLVATGRQQGISVGLRLDELARLMIEFGAVDAINLDGGGSSTLAIRGLVMNLPSEGRERKVGDAILVFKNETLLPRAYDSLPVDTAEVEVTYNETDTHYGH; encoded by the coding sequence ATGCGAATCATGCTGTCGTTATGTCTTGTTCTCTTGATATATCGCGTTCCAATGGCCAGGGCGTATGATGGCATTTCCAGCCTTCCCTTTGCCCGCTTTCTACAAAGTGTGCGGTATAATGAAAATGGGGAAAAGGTCAGGGTTATATTTGAATTTTCAGATGCGATTCCAGAATACCATTTCTCGCAAACCCGTAATCCCAGCCGGATAGTCTTAGAGTTTCCGCAGGCCCGGGCCATCGAGATCGATGAAAACATCCATAAAATAGCGTTATCTGGTATACGTGTCACGATGCCTTCGCCTGAGCTGACGCGCGCGGTCATAGATCTTGCATATCCACTGCCTACGGCATCCGTGTTCGCGCTCGAGGATCCTCCCAGGATAGTGGTCGACATACCGAAACTCTATGAAGAGAAATCGAATATATTCGTAGCTCCCGGCATCAGGTATATCCAGCTAGAGCGGGGAATGGCAGATGGCCCGCTGAGGGTGGATGTCTTAGACATCGACCTGAATGATCCAACTATCTCCGTGCGTCCGGCGCTCGCAGGCGATCGTCTCTCGAGCCGCGATACCGTGAGCGGGATTTCCCGCCGCTATGGCGCCATCGCCGGCATTAATGGAATCTATTTTGCGCCTGACGGTCGGCCTTTGGGACTCATGGTCATAGACGGATACATCGTTTCAGGACCTCTTTATAGACGCAGCGCCTTTGGTATAACAAGTGATAGAAAGGTGTTGATTGATAGGGTCGACCTTCAGGGCCGGATCATCCTGCCGGGCGGCCGTGAGATCAAAGTAAGCGGCGTGAACAGCCCTCGCGGAACAAACGATGTGATAATATACACCTCCCATTGGGGTGATTTCACCCGCACAAATGGATTTGGTCTCGAATTTTCAGTCGTTGACAATACGGTGGTGGAAATAGGCCGGGGGAATCTGCAGATACCGAGAAACGGCTTCGTGGTATCATGCCACGGGAACTCGGTTGCCGAGCTTGGCGATATTGCTATGGGTGACCAAATACATTTGGATCTGCGCCTTGACCCTGATTGGATCTCTCAGGGAGTCATACATGCGGTTGGCGCTGGCCCCCGGCTTGTCGCTAGCGGAGTCGTGACAATTACATCACAGGAAGAATTGTTCAAGCTAGATGTCACGGCTGGCAGGGCGCCAAGGACCGCTATCGGAGTCACAGCCGACAATCATTTGATCATGTTGGTCGCTACAGGCAGGCAGCAGGGGATCAGCGTCGGCCTCAGGCTTGATGAATTAGCTCGCCTCATGATAGAGTTTGGCGCAGTTGATGCCATCAACCTCGACGGGGGAGGTTCGTCTACTCTCGCCATACGTGGACTTGTGATGAACTTGCCTTCAGAGGGGAGAGAAAGAAAGGTTGGCGATGCCATCCTTGTGTTCAAAAACGAAACCCTTCTTCCCCGCGCTTATGACTCGCTGCCAGTTGACACCGCTGAAGTGGAGGTAACTTATAATGAGACGGACACCCATTATGGACATTAA